A region of Ochrobactrum quorumnocens DNA encodes the following proteins:
- a CDS encoding replicative DNA helicase produces the protein MAEAAVRKLDDAREQKDALYREAPHNIEAEQALLGAILINNDAFYRVSDFLKPTHFFEPLHRRIYEISTDLIRVGKMANPVTMKTFLPNEGKIGDLTVFQYVARLATEAVTIINAEDYGRAIYDLATRRALIGIGEDMVNVAYDAPVDNAPQEQIEDAERRLFELAETGRYDGGFQPFKDAVTTAVDMANAAFMRDGHLSGVSTGIHTLDGKMGGLQPSDLIILAGRPGMGKTSLATNIAFNIANAYEAEQQADGTMKAKNGGVVGFFSLEMSAEQLATRIISEQTEVSSSKIRRGDITETDFEKLVACSQVMQKIPLYIDQTGGISIAQLAARARRLKRQRGLDVLVIDYVQLMTGSSKASAQNRVQEITEITTGLKALGKELNVPIIALSQLSRQVESREDKRPQLSDLRESGSIEQDADVVLFVFREEYYVKNLEPRDEFDPKYEEWKQHFEKVRGTADVIVAKQRHGPTGTVKLAFQAEFTRFADLAEGSYIPEQYE, from the coding sequence ATGGCGGAAGCGGCGGTACGCAAACTTGATGATGCGCGCGAGCAAAAAGATGCGCTTTATCGTGAAGCACCCCACAATATTGAAGCGGAACAGGCACTCCTCGGTGCTATTCTGATCAACAATGACGCTTTTTACCGGGTTTCGGACTTTCTGAAGCCAACCCATTTCTTCGAGCCTTTGCATCGTCGTATCTACGAAATTTCCACCGACCTTATCCGTGTCGGCAAGATGGCCAATCCGGTTACGATGAAGACCTTCCTGCCCAATGAGGGCAAGATCGGTGATCTGACCGTATTCCAGTATGTGGCACGCCTGGCGACCGAAGCTGTGACCATCATCAACGCCGAGGATTATGGCCGCGCGATCTATGATCTTGCGACACGCCGCGCGCTCATTGGCATTGGCGAAGACATGGTCAACGTCGCCTATGATGCGCCAGTCGACAACGCCCCACAGGAGCAAATCGAGGACGCGGAACGGCGCCTGTTCGAGCTTGCAGAAACCGGGCGGTATGACGGTGGCTTTCAGCCGTTCAAAGATGCGGTCACTACCGCGGTCGACATGGCGAATGCTGCTTTCATGCGCGATGGTCATCTCTCCGGTGTCTCTACCGGCATTCATACGCTTGATGGCAAGATGGGCGGCTTGCAGCCTTCCGACTTGATCATCCTCGCCGGTCGTCCGGGTATGGGTAAGACTTCGCTTGCCACCAACATCGCTTTCAACATCGCCAATGCTTATGAAGCCGAACAGCAGGCTGATGGCACGATGAAAGCCAAGAATGGTGGCGTTGTTGGCTTCTTCTCGCTCGAAATGTCGGCGGAACAGCTCGCAACACGTATCATTTCCGAGCAGACGGAAGTTTCATCGTCAAAAATCCGTCGCGGCGACATTACCGAGACCGATTTTGAGAAGCTTGTTGCCTGTTCGCAGGTCATGCAGAAGATACCGCTTTATATCGACCAAACGGGTGGTATCTCGATTGCACAGCTTGCAGCGCGTGCGCGCCGCTTGAAGCGCCAGCGCGGCCTTGATGTTCTGGTTATCGATTACGTCCAGCTGATGACCGGTTCGTCCAAGGCTTCAGCACAAAACCGCGTGCAGGAAATCACAGAAATCACCACCGGCTTGAAGGCGCTCGGCAAAGAGCTCAATGTTCCGATCATTGCGCTGTCACAGCTCTCCCGTCAGGTAGAAAGCCGCGAAGACAAGCGCCCGCAGCTCTCTGATCTTCGTGAATCAGGTTCTATCGAGCAGGACGCCGACGTGGTGCTGTTCGTGTTCCGCGAAGAATATTACGTCAAGAATCTCGAACCGCGTGACGAATTCGATCCTAAATACGAAGAATGGAAGCAGCACTTCGAAAAGGTGCGCGGCACGGCCGACGTTATTGTGGCCAAGCAGCGTCATGGACCGACCGGCACCGTTAAGCTCGCCTTCCAGGCTGAATTCACGCGATTTGCAGATTTGGCCGAGGGGTCTTATATCCCGGAGCAGTATGAATAA
- a CDS encoding purine-nucleoside phosphorylase: protein MRSRFLSIWLAAIAALSFLSFPAAASEPIKVKVFIAAMFEIGENSGDRAGEFQNWYERYWKDAKPIEVKGALKPVYCNDEGVCGAVLGMGKVNSSASMQAILLDPAFNFSKSYYVLSGVAGTPPSRGTIGDVSWATWLVDYDLGHRWAPEEGKPGEPVFMPRKGYEDYRVFKLNPDLVAAAMRLGKDVKLEDSTEAQAYRMRYPDKAAQSAPSLKEGTHMTGDTFFHGPGLSKEAQYISKLYGADDYLITEMEAASITLVIKRQFGTDRILSLRGAVNFDQGNPSETTLQHLDPAPGETAGGFAETVKNIYLVGAPVVDEITTHWDKWEAGVPNAE from the coding sequence ATGCGTTCTCGTTTCTTATCGATATGGCTGGCAGCTATCGCCGCTTTATCGTTCCTGTCTTTTCCGGCGGCAGCATCCGAGCCCATCAAGGTCAAGGTTTTCATCGCTGCCATGTTTGAAATTGGCGAGAACAGTGGTGATCGCGCCGGTGAGTTTCAAAACTGGTATGAACGTTATTGGAAAGACGCGAAGCCTATTGAGGTAAAGGGCGCTTTGAAGCCGGTCTATTGCAATGACGAGGGTGTTTGCGGTGCGGTTCTTGGCATGGGCAAGGTCAACTCATCCGCCAGCATGCAGGCCATTCTGCTTGATCCGGCTTTTAACTTCTCGAAGAGCTATTATGTTCTGTCGGGCGTTGCAGGTACACCGCCTTCGCGCGGAACCATCGGCGATGTGAGCTGGGCGACCTGGCTTGTCGATTATGACCTCGGACATCGTTGGGCACCCGAAGAAGGGAAGCCGGGCGAGCCGGTATTCATGCCACGCAAGGGCTATGAGGACTATCGCGTCTTCAAGCTCAACCCCGATCTTGTTGCTGCCGCCATGCGTCTTGGCAAAGACGTGAAGCTTGAGGATTCGACAGAGGCGCAAGCCTACCGGATGCGTTATCCGGACAAAGCTGCACAATCAGCACCGTCTTTGAAGGAAGGCACCCATATGACGGGTGATACTTTCTTTCACGGCCCGGGATTGTCAAAAGAAGCACAGTATATTTCAAAGCTCTATGGCGCGGATGACTATCTGATCACCGAAATGGAAGCAGCTTCGATCACACTCGTTATCAAGCGCCAGTTCGGCACGGATCGTATTCTCAGCTTGCGTGGAGCCGTGAACTTCGATCAGGGCAATCCAAGCGAAACGACGTTGCAGCATCTTGATCCAGCACCGGGCGAAACCGCTGGCGGTTTTGCGGAAACGGTCAAGAATATCTACCTCGTCGGCGCTCCCGTCGTCGATGAAATCACGACCCATTGGGATAAATGGGAAGCTGGTGTTCCTAACGCTGAATAA
- a CDS encoding SAM-dependent methyltransferase, whose amino-acid sequence MYGMLRTVLSHMIKIGDLTVTDSGGAANQYGDKTGNPVHIRFNTRHAERAVALDPELKLAECFMDGEIDFVEGDIYTVLKIVFENTGPTAATEPWMKAAGKFRVLFRRFQQMNTIARSSSNIKSHYDLSGALYDLFLDPDKQYSCAYFDPPNATLAEAQLAKKRHIAAKLLVKDEHKVLDIGCGWGGMGLYLARFLKANVTGVTLSEEQHAIANKRAIEEDLADRANFQLTDYRNIDDQFDRLVSVGMFEHVGVGHFAEYFQHAARLLKKDGVFLLHAIGRADGPGATNPFIRKYIFPGGYIPALSEVLPHIEKAGLYVTDIEILRLHYAETLKKWRLAFMEHREEAKALYDERFCRMWEFYLAASESAFRWQNMMVFHIQIAHKQEAVPLTRNYIEAEEKRLKRLDSAPKGANSETQAPKKRAKAQ is encoded by the coding sequence ATGTATGGAATGCTGCGTACTGTTCTTTCGCATATGATCAAAATCGGCGACCTGACGGTTACTGATTCTGGTGGAGCTGCTAATCAGTATGGAGACAAGACCGGTAACCCGGTTCATATCCGTTTTAATACACGTCATGCCGAGCGCGCCGTAGCGCTCGACCCTGAACTGAAGCTCGCAGAATGCTTCATGGATGGCGAAATCGATTTTGTTGAAGGCGATATCTATACAGTGCTCAAAATCGTCTTTGAGAACACTGGCCCAACGGCTGCCACCGAACCTTGGATGAAGGCAGCGGGCAAATTCCGCGTATTGTTTCGCCGCTTCCAGCAAATGAACACGATTGCTCGATCATCGAGCAATATCAAAAGCCATTATGATCTTTCAGGTGCGCTTTACGATCTGTTTCTGGACCCCGACAAGCAGTACTCCTGCGCATATTTCGATCCACCCAATGCGACACTTGCCGAAGCACAGTTGGCCAAGAAGCGGCACATTGCAGCAAAGCTTCTCGTCAAGGACGAGCATAAGGTGCTCGACATCGGCTGCGGCTGGGGTGGCATGGGTCTTTATCTTGCCCGTTTCCTCAAAGCCAATGTGACGGGTGTCACGCTCTCGGAAGAACAACACGCCATCGCCAATAAACGGGCCATCGAAGAAGACCTTGCAGACCGTGCAAATTTTCAGCTCACCGATTATCGCAATATCGATGATCAGTTCGACCGACTTGTTTCAGTCGGTATGTTTGAGCATGTCGGCGTTGGACACTTCGCCGAGTATTTTCAACATGCGGCACGCTTGTTGAAAAAAGACGGCGTTTTCCTGCTTCATGCGATTGGCCGCGCCGATGGACCCGGCGCGACCAACCCATTCATCCGCAAGTATATCTTCCCAGGCGGCTACATTCCGGCTCTTTCAGAAGTATTGCCACACATTGAGAAAGCCGGGCTTTACGTTACCGACATTGAAATCCTGCGGCTTCATTATGCAGAAACACTGAAAAAATGGCGGCTTGCTTTTATGGAGCATCGCGAGGAGGCAAAAGCACTTTATGACGAACGCTTCTGCCGCATGTGGGAGTTTTATCTGGCAGCCTCCGAAAGCGCCTTCCGCTGGCAAAACATGATGGTCTTTCACATCCAGATTGCCCACAAGCAGGAAGCTGTGCCACTAACGCGAAATTACATCGAGGCGGAAGAAAAGCGATTAAAACGGCTAGACAGCGCGCCGAAAGGGGCCAACAGCGAAACGCAAGCACCCAAAAAACGGGCCAAAGCTCAATAA